A stretch of Hydractinia symbiolongicarpus strain clone_291-10 chromosome 9, HSymV2.1, whole genome shotgun sequence DNA encodes these proteins:
- the LOC130657701 gene encoding uncharacterized protein LOC130657701, which yields MSLLKITHGSFNQSHSMFGESAGKQCACCSLYAVSFSTRVKSPGNWNVNDIDFIITEADKLYKSLNKNTYLTVPDLPNSVPIFGSNVTITYLDKEYGLLSSYSIPRFLSNLNNSIGDGLLFFVKFICVAILPKKNCVYLFDSHSRNNCGQPTPDGFSSLMKFQRKRDLEIYLHTTYIDLTTVDEPYELQYISIDSDEEVSLSRLYSNKVNREKSRLRMATEANKEKCKIRHATDTNKEKAKKQHATEENKQKAKKQQATEHSRDQSRKRKATVSNKEKANTYNNADAKRKQKSAKTINDCILNFQKAIQNGPYYVCIVCNRSLYKKTVKLFSKNNYEVSLYYVFTDVLCFDSHAYICITCDKYLKKAEIPPQAVWNKLNIVDLPNEIQCLNRLEQILISKRILFKKIAVMPKGQQQKIKGAICNVPIQVEAVNNCLPQGIDSSGVLFVKLKRKLAYRGHVVFQSVRPELLNEALQYLKNFNSFYSDVLIRMDNITQEFLSLCDTDAMVDTNEFSVTVDIDDDNLEAENPLSMNCASSDEMCVIPNFQNPDDEVLDIAPGENKQPQSFFSDQYCEELAFPFLFPTGKFGYKVARPVYLTATKYFNQRLLNFSQRFSSNADYIFFAHYVMQQSNLFNQINIATKKVKGTITAGQLQINFHETVRSFICEGQGYQFMNSIKGTPAYWKHFLYDVLAMVKQLGLPSYFLTLSCADLRWDELVVIIGKLNNIDVSSNELDYFRRCSILNQNPVLTARHFQYRVENFFREILLHKSSPIGQVANYAIKVEFQFRGSPHIHAFLWLLDSPTLTNETTDSYTSFVDNTIRADLPDPLIEPELHNLVSQYQIHSHSNSCRKYKNIPCRFNYGRFFTDRTVIASPLPENMSDSEKLSLLSERTKVLKKVKLFIDENLDPSKPNYLSDSCKSIPEILLELHISEVDYYRVLAISPNQDFEIYYHRPPNSCFVNNYFAAGLLAWKANLDLQPVFNYYKAVSYMCSYFSKSENESSLAMKKAAEESENLNLPDRMRKLALAFLSHRQCSLQEAVYQVLPELWLRKCFPGIVFANTNLPDKRYRVCKSEEELEELPPDSTDVFKRNSLDRYMDRPNVTFKRGQYYMINNLCFAEFLAYYVLDTSKKLDIVNDYQPEVLLDDDEICNPLLRLPKSVPLMSSKEKLKRRNKKRVVRYHTPNPVNKAEEYAHHLLMLFYPFRKESDLLSEVGNSYVVKLNDPEVLSIVNENKARFEPWGDMVNNVLMNADFSPRTDQFAQQENDNVEENVVRDNEYQGEQAQGLNAAASSNAGHTSTQINLMSDDSINELIRSLNEKQRFLFDVINRWARRHVKNLSAEEVTENPPLHLFVTGGAGTGKSHLIKTISASVSKTLCYRSSCIEKPNLLLLAPTGVAAVNINGTTIHSALGISVESRGLTLHKLPDKKRCKLRQELSDVKGIIIDEISMVSNKLLLYVHQRLIEIFGCVSDFSKPFAGLTIILVGDLHQLPPVMQKPIYAEFSDELYNIYPLWRNFQMCELTEVMRQRGDTVLIDLLNNVRLGTLSSQDEHLIRSRFIDENSKHYPINALHIYAENEPARVHNARLLNSLNSALITIDAIDQVPKEVPSHVYERIQNLSQSRTGGLAFQLSLKIGAKAMLTSNIDIPDKLINGQIGTIVHVVAQNDSIKTIYVEFDNLNVGTSKIRSDRLAQQLNAVPIDRVTTEIRTNEKKLSSPVIKRTQFPLMLSWACTVHKVQGLSLQEVVISFNLLKQRSFNNGQMYVALSRVTSLQGLHLIGVFKSSAINVDDKAKKEYQYLRENQSLSFTTDLVAKESEHSILSLVVCNVRSLRKHCKDLSCDKTLSSSDIILCTETQLTNTENLTDIMIDGFKLTCNNDNEHRFSSLAMYYKNKIELLDHFKINGFSVLEVLNSHNLPLKIKILLLYKKKDMLVGQFLETLGYLSVSMNIDIVVGDFNLKPNALLEQTLNGYEQVVSEPTHLGGSILDHVYIKKSLLEQFLVYVSVKSLFFTDHEAITISLRNK from the coding sequence ATGTCTCTCCTGAAAATTACTCATGGATCGTTTAATCAATCCCATTCTATGTTCGGCGAAAGTGCTGGAAAACAGTGTGCATGTTGTAGCTTGTATGCagtttctttttcaactagagtaAAGTCCCCAGGTAATTGGAATGTTAATGATATTGATTTTATCATTACAGAAGCAGATAAACTATACAAATCTCTCAATAAAAACACATACCTTACGGTACCTGATCTACCAAACAGTGTGCCTATATTTGGATCTAATGTTACAATTActtatttagataaagaatatGGTCTTTTAAGTAGCTATTCTATTCCGCGCTTTTTGTCAAATTTGAATAACTCAATTGGAGACGGGTTACTTTTTTTCGTGAAATTTATTTGTGTTGCGATACTCCCTAAAAAGAACTGTGTCTACTTGTTTGATTCTCATAGCAGAAATAACTGCGGTCAGCCAACACCTGatggtttttcttctttaatgaaATTCCAAAGAAAGAGAGATTTAGAAATATACCTTCATACAACCTACATTGATCTAACGACAGTTGATGAGCCATATGAATTACAATACATAAGTATTGATTCAGATGAAGAAGTAAGTCTTTCTCGACTATATTCTAACAAAGTCAATAGAGAAAAGAGTCGTTTACGCATGGCAACGGAAGCCAACaaggaaaaatgtaaaataagacATGCAACTGATACCAACAAGGAGAAAGCTAAAAAGCAGCATGCAACTGAGGAGAATAAgcaaaaagctaaaaaacaGCAAGCAACAGAACACAGCAGGGATCAATCTAGAAAACGAAAGGCAACTGTTTCCAATAAGGAGAAAGCAAATACATATAACAATGCTGATGCTAAGCGCAAACAAAAAAGTGCTAAAACAATAAATgattgcattttaaatttcCAGAAAGCTATTCAGAATGGCCCCTACTATGTCTGCATAGTTTGTAATAGGAGCCTTTACAAGAAAACTGTAAAATTATTTAGCAAAAACAATTATGAAGTAAGTTTATACTATGTGTTTACAGATGTTCTATGCTTTGATTCTCATGCTTACATTTGCATAACTTGCgataagtatttaaaaaaagctgagATACCCCCGCAGGCTGTTTGGAATAAGTTAAATATTGTTGATCTTCCTAATGAAATTCAATGTTTAAACAGACTTGAGCAAATTCTGATttcaaaaagaatattatttaaaaaaatagctgtTATGCCTAAAGGTcaacaacaaaagataaaagGTGCTATTTGCAATGTTCCTATTCAAGTAGAAGCCGTTAATAACTGTCTTCCTCAGGGTATAGATAGTAGTGGTGTATTGTTTGTTAAACTGAAGAGAAAATTGGCTTATCGAGGCCATGTTGTGTTTCAAAGTGTACGTCCTGAGCTTTTAAACGAAGCCCtacaatatttgaaaaatttcaaTTCCTTTTACTCAGATGTGCTGATAAGAATGGATAATATAACCCAGGAATTTTTAAGTTTATGTGATACAGATGCTATGGTTGACACAAATGAATTTTCAGTAACAGTTGACATTGATGATGACAATTTAGAAGCTGAAAACCCCCTAAGTATGAATTGTGCAAGTAGCGATGAAATGTGTGTTATACCAAATTTCCAAAATCCAGATGATGAGGTTTTAGATATTGCTCCTGGTGAGAATAAACAACcacaatcttttttttctgaCCAATACTGTGAGGAGCTTGCATTTCCCTTTTTATTTCCCACTGGAAAATTTGGGTATAAGGTTGCTAGACCAGTGTACTTGACAGCGACAAAATATTTCAACCAGCGTTTGTTAAATTTTTCCCAGCGCTTTTCTTCAAATgctgattatatattttttgctcatTATGTAATGCAACAGTCAAATTTGTTTAATCAAATAAATATTGCAACGAAAAAGGTAAAGGGCACAATAACGGCTGGGCAGTTGCAAATTAATTTTCATGAAACAGTTCGTTCTTTTATTTGTGAAGGTCAAGGTTACCAATTTATGAACTCTATTAAAGGAACACCTGCTTATTGGAAACATTTTCTTTACGATGTTTTAGCAATGGTTAAACAGTTAGGATTGCCATCATACTTCCTTACTCTGTCATGTGCAGATTTGAGATGGGATGAACTGGTAGTGATAATAGGAAAATTGAATAACATTGATGTTAGCAGTAACGAATTGGATTATTTTAGACGTTGTAGTATTCTTAATCAAAACCCAGTTTTAACTGCAAGGCACTTTCAATACAGAGTAGAGAATTTCTTTAGAGAAATTTTGCTTCATAAGAGTAGTCCTATTGGCCAAGTAGCTAATTATGCTATTAAAGTCGAATTTCAGTTTAGAGGTTCACCCCACATCCATGCTTTTCTTTGGTTGTTAGATTCACCAACTCTTACAAACGAAACCACAGACAGTTACACATCTTTTGTTGATAATACAATACGCGCAGACCTCCCTGATCCATTAATTGAGCCTGAATTACACAACCTTGTCTCTCAATATCAAATCCACTCTCATTCAAATTCTTGTCGCAAATACAAGAACATTCCATGTCGTTTTAATTATGGACGTTTCTTTACTGATCGAACAGTTATAGCCAGTCCATTACCAGAGAATATGTCTGATTCTGAAAAATTGAGTTTATTATCAGAAAGAACTAAAGTATtaaagaaagtcaaattatttaTCGATGAAAATTTAGACCCTAGTAAGCCTAACTACTTGAGCGACAGCTGCAAGTCCATACCAGAGATTTTATTGGAACTTCACATATCAGAAGTTGACTATTATAGGGTTTTAGCAATATCTCCAAATCAAGACTTTGAAATATACTATCATCGACCACCAAATTCatgttttgtaaataattactttGCAGCAGGACTTTTAGCTTGGAAAGCCAATTTGGACTTGCAGCCTGTGTTCAATTATTATAAAGCAGTGTCATATATGTgttcttatttctctaaatcgGAAAATGAGTCATCTCTTGCAATGAAAAAGGCAGCTGAAGAGTCTGAAAATTTAAACTTGCCAGATCGTATGAGAAAATTAGCCTTAGCATTTTTATCACACCGCCAATGTTCATTACAGGAAGCTGTTTATCAGGTATTGCCAGAGTTATGGTTACGTAAATGTTTCCCAGGAATTGTGTTTGCTAATACAAATTTGCCTGATAAAAGATACAGAGTTTGTAAATCTgaagaagaattagaagaatTGCCTCCAGATAGTACAGATGTTTTTAAGCGCAATAGTTTAGATCGATACATGGATCGACCCAATGTTACATTTAAGCGTGGTCAATATTATATGATTAACAATTTATGTTTTGCTGAATTTCTTGCGTATTATGTGCTGGACACAAGTAAAAAGCTTGACATAGTAAATGATTATCAACCAGAGGTTCTTTTAGATGATGATGAAATTTGTAATCCCTTATTGCGTTTACCTAAGTCTGTTCCTCTGATGTCTtccaaagaaaaattgaaacggAGAAATAAAAAGCGTGTTGTCCGTTATCATACTCCTAATCCAGTTAATAAAGCGGAAGAGTATGCCCACCATTTGTTGATGTTATTTTACCCCTTCAGAAAGGAATCTGATTTACTTAGCGAAGTTGGAAATTCTTATGTTGTTAAACTTAATGATCCTGAGGTTCTGAGCATTGTTAATGAGAACAAGGCTAGATTTGAACCATGGGGTGATATGGTAAATAATGTTTTAATGAATGCTGATTTTTCACCTCGAACTGATCAATTTGCGCAACAAGAGAATGACAATGTTGAGGAAAATGTAGTTAGGGATAATGAATATCAAGGTGAACAAGCTCAAGGTTTAAATGCTGCAGCTTCTTCGAATGCAGGGCACACATCAACACAGATTAATTTAATGTCAGATGATAGTATTAATGAATTAATACGTAGTTTAAACGAAAAACAACGTTTTCTTTTTGACGTAATTAATAGATGGGCCCGAAGgcatgttaaaaatttatcagcTGAAGAAGTTACAGAAAATCCTCCTTTGCATTTATTTGTTACAGGTGGTGCAGGAACAGGCAAATCCCATTTGATCAAAACTATAAGtgcatcagtttcaaaaactttatgttATAGGTCTTCATGCATTGAAAAACCAAATTTGCTTTTGCTTGCACCGACAGGTGTTGCAGCAGTGAATATCAATGGAACCACAATACATTCAGCTTTAGGAATTTCTGTAGAGTCTCGTGGGTTAACCCTTCACAAGCTTCCAGATAAAAAGAGATGTAAATTAAGGCAAGAGCTATCAGATGTTAAAGGTATCATTATTGATGAAATATCTATGGTATCCAATAAGTTACTGTTGTATGTGCATCAAAGGTTAATAGAAATATTTGGATGTGTTTCTGATTTTTCAAAACCATTTGCTGGCTTAACAATAATTTTAGTGGGTGATTTGCATCAATTACCCCCCGTAATGCAAAAACCAATTTATGCAGAATTCAGCGATGAATTGTATAACATTTATCCACTATGGCGAAACTTTCAGATGTGTGAATTGACTGAAGTTATGAGACAACGGGGTGATACTGTTCTAATTGACCTACTAAATAATGTTAGGCTAGGAACTCTATCTTCACAGGATGAACATCTCATCCGTTCACGATTCATTGATGAAAATAGTAAACACTACCCAATAAATGCATTGCATATTTATGCAGAAAATGAGCCAGCTAGAGTTCATAATGCAAGATTGTTAAATAGTTTAAACAGCGCTTTGATAACAATAGATGCCATTGATCAAGTTCCGAAAGAAGTCCCTTCTCATGTTTATGAAAGAATTCAAAACTTAAGCCAATCAAGAACTGGTGGATTAGCTTTCCAGTTATCTTTAAAGATAGGTGCTAAGGCAATGTTGACATCTAATATTGACATTCCTGATAAGCTAATAAATGGTCAAATTGGTACAATAGTCCATGTTGTAGCGCAAAATGATTCAATTAAAACCATTTATGTTGAATTTGACAATCTAAATGTTGGAACAAGTAAAATACGTTCAGACAGACTTGCACAACAATTAAATGCAGTACCAATTGATCGAGTGACTACCGAAATAAGAACAAACGAGAAAAAACTTTCCTCTCCGGTCATTAAACGTACCCAATTTCCTTTAATGTTATCATGGGCTTGTACTGTACACAAAGTTCAAGGCCTAAGTTTACAAGAGGTTGTCATTAGTTTTAATTTGCTGAAACAGAGATCATTCAATAATGGACAGATGTATGTAGCTCTCAGCCGTGTAACGTCTTTGCAAGGGCTCCACTTAATAGGGGTGTTCAAGTCCAGTGCCATCAATGTTGACGACAAAGCTAAAAAAGAATATCAGTATTTAAGAGAAAATCAAAGTTTAAGTTTTACAACAGATTTGGTGGCAAAGGAATCTGAACATAGCATATTGTCTTTAGTTGTTTGTAATGTAAGATCATTGCGTAAGCATTGCAAAGATTTATCTTGTGATAAAACACTTTCATCTAGTGATATTATTCTCTGCACTGAAACGCAACTGACAAATACTGAAAATTTAACAGATATCATGATTGATGGTTTTAAATTGACGTGTAATAATGATAATGAACACAGATTTTCTAGCTTAGCAatgtattacaaaaacaaaattgaattACTAGATCATTTCAAAATTAATGGTTTTTCTGTTTTAGAAGTTTTAAATAGCCATAATCTTccattgaaaattaaaatattgttattgtacaaaaaaaaagatatgcTAGTTGGACAATTTTTAGAAACTCTAGGCTACCTTTCTGTGTCTATGAACATTGATATTGTTGTTGGTGATTTTAATCTAAAACCAAATGCACTGCTAGAACAAACGCTTAATGGTTATGAACAGGTTGTTTCAGAACCAACGCATTTAGGGGGGTCGATACTAGATCAtgtatacataaaaaaatcgttATTAGAACAGTTTCTTGTTTATGTGAGTGTAAAAAGTTTGTTCTTTACTGACCATGAGGCCATTACAATTTCTCTTAGAAATAAATAG